The following proteins come from a genomic window of Montipora foliosa isolate CH-2021 chromosome 2, ASM3666993v2, whole genome shotgun sequence:
- the LOC137991706 gene encoding uncharacterized protein produces MQLYISFKTCCTNDMELSKNRRMEVCVRDIDLWMVQNQLKLNQEKTEVLVFSSRYRPRPNIHDLTIVDEVANCSSTAKDIGVTLDESLSMAPHVTAVCKSAFFHLRNISMIRKFLNMETTKSLVHAFITSKVDYCNSLLYGVPKYLLLRLQRVLNCAARIVFKINKYDHITPLLKELHWLPIEQRIKFKILLITFKALNKQAPNYITDLLTPYKPSRSLRSSTKNLLTKLVFNLKSCGGRSFVLAAAVLWNDLPQSIKDSQSAETFKQKLKRHLFLQAYSGQ; encoded by the coding sequence ATGCAGCTGTACATATCGTTTAAAACATGCTGTACAAATGACATGGAACTGAGCAAGAACCGCAGGATGGAGGTCTGTGTTCGTGATATTGACCTTTGGATGGTACAAAATCAACTCAAGctaaaccaagaaaaaacagAGGTGCTGGTATTTTCATCTCGTTATCGTCCAAGACCAAACATTCATGATTTGACAATTGTGGATGAGGTGGCTAACTGTTCCTCAACAGCAAAGGACATTGGTGTCACACTTGATGAATCTCTGTCCATGGCCCCGCACGTAACAGCAGTGTGTAAATCTGCATTTTTTCACTTACGCAATATATCCATGATAAGGAAGTTTCTTAACATGGAAACTACGAAATCCCTGGTACATGCTTTCATTACATCAAAGGTCGACTACTGTAACTCATTGCTGTATGGTGTTCCTAAATATTTATTGCTGCGGCTCCAACGAGTATTAAACTGCGCTGCGagaatagtgtttaaaatcaacAAATATGATCACATAACACCTCTCCTCAAGGAACTCCATTGGCTACCTATTGAACAGCggattaaatttaaaattcttttaatCACATTTAAAGCACTCAACAAACAAGCTCCAAATTATATAACTGACCTTCTTACACCCTATAAACCCTCAAGATCACTGCGCTCATCTACCAAAAATCTTTTAACGAAACTTGTGTTCAATCTTAAGTCATGTGGTGGTCGGTCTTTTGTGTTGGCTGCAGCAGTACTTTGGAACGACCTTCCACAGTCAATAAAAGATTCGCAATCGGCGGAAACATTTAAACAGAAACTTAAGAGACATTTATTTTTACAGGCTTACAGCG